TGAATTCCGGGAAACAGACAAATTCGGTTATACTTGTAAGTCTAAAAGCTGGAATATCTTCACTGATTCACTCGTAGATGCCCGTGACGGGAAAATCTATGCCTACATCAGGGCGTCGCGCCTCTACTGGATGATTGACAACTTGCACGACACCACGTTCACGTGGGCCGAGATGGACGAATGCCCCGAGGGGTGGCGGCTGCCCACTAAGGTGGAATGGGACAGCCTGTTCCGGCAATTGGGCGGGTTGCGAGATAATGCGAGAACGATGAAACTTGATCCCTTCCTAATGGCCTGGCAGTATTGGTCTTCCACGGAGGTAAACGACAGCCTAGCCTATGTTAGTTCTGTAAGTTTTCATGCCATGGATCCGCAACAAGCTCAATTCTTCTCGTACGGCACGATGGAGTTCAGTAAAAATAGTCCCGCCTATATCCGCTGCGTGAAGGAGTGACGCCTTTCTTTAACTTTTTTCCTCTTTTTGATAAAAATCTTTCATTTTTCCTCCCACGTCTCTCGTCTAAATTTTCTATATTCTATACGCAAAAGAGGTACATTATGAAACTTTTGCCAGAAGCTTTGACGTTTGACGACGTCCTCCTAGTTCCCGCTGAATCTTCTGTCTTGCCGGCCCAGACCGACGTGAGCACCCAGCTCGCCCCGAATATCAAGCTCAATATTCCTATCATCAGTGCCGCCATGGATACCGTGACGACGGCTCCCTTGGCCATTTCCCTCGCTTTGCAGGGCGGTATCGGCATCATCCACAAGAACATGAGCGTCGAAGACCAGGCCGAAGAAGTCCGCAAGGTCAAGCGGTGGCAGTCCGGTATCGTCACTAACCCGGTGACGCTCGATGCAGACCAGCCGGTCTCTGCAGCTTTTGAACTCCGCGCCCGCAACAAGGTGAGCGGTTTCCCGATTCTTTCCAAGGGCAAACTCGTCGGTATGCTCACGAGCCGCGACCTCCGCACGGTGAGCGACATGAACGTGAAGATCCGTTCCGTGATGACCAAGAACCCGGTGACGGCCAGCCCGAAGGTGAGCCTTTCCAAGGCGAAGGAAATCCTCGCCGAAAAGCGCATTGAAAAGCTCCCGCTCGTGGATGCTTCCGGTGCCTTGAAGGGCCTCATCACGATGACTGACATCTTGAAGCGCGAAAACAACCCGAACGCTAGCCTCGACAAGAACGGCCAGTTGCTCGTGGGCGCCGCTGTCAGTACCTCTGCCAATACTCTCGAACGCGTGGCAGCCCTCGTGGACGCCGGCGTCGACCTGTTGATTATTGATACGGCTCACGGCCACCACATCGGTGTGCGCAACATGGTGAAGACCGTTCGCAAAAAATATCCGAAGCTCACGATTTGCGCCGGTAACGTTTGCACGCCGGAAGCTGTCGAAGAACTCGCCAAGTGCGGT
The uncultured Fibrobacter sp. DNA segment above includes these coding regions:
- the guaB gene encoding IMP dehydrogenase translates to MKLLPEALTFDDVLLVPAESSVLPAQTDVSTQLAPNIKLNIPIISAAMDTVTTAPLAISLALQGGIGIIHKNMSVEDQAEEVRKVKRWQSGIVTNPVTLDADQPVSAAFELRARNKVSGFPILSKGKLVGMLTSRDLRTVSDMNVKIRSVMTKNPVTASPKVSLSKAKEILAEKRIEKLPLVDASGALKGLITMTDILKRENNPNASLDKNGQLLVGAAVSTSANTLERVAALVDAGVDLLIIDTAHGHHIGVRNMVKTVRKKYPKLTICAGNVCTPEAVEELAKCGANIVKVGIGPGSICTTRIVAGVGYPQFSAVVECGKMARKVGVKIIADGGLKFSGDIVKALAAGGHAVMVGSLFAGTEEAPGEVILADGRSYKSYRGMGSLGAMKAGSADRYFQGGVQEPRKFVPEGIEGR